The Ktedonobacteraceae bacterium genome has a window encoding:
- a CDS encoding Glu/Leu/Phe/Val dehydrogenase, translating to MHDDVKSAALNPYDMAVQQFEAAADKLNLSEDMREILRQPKRELTVHFPVRLDDGRIRTFTGYRVQHNVNRGPAKGGIRYSPEVTLDEVKALAMWMSWKCAVVGIPYGGAKGGVICDPKHMSPGELERLTRRYATEISVIIGPHGDIPAPDVNTNSQVMAWIMDTYSMHEGFSIPAVVTGKPLSIGGSEGRNDATATGVLFVTRQAAKRIGMPLQGARVSIQGFGNAGSIAARLFHQEGCKIVAVSDTRGGIYDESGLDPSAVLRHKQEKGSVTDFPRAQKVSIQDVLEVPCDILIPAATEGVITAINADRIQARIVAEAANGPTTPEADKILFDKDIIVVPDILANAGGVTVSYFEWVQDLQSFFWGVEEITQKLEVIMNRAFAAVTEKAEHYSCDMRLAANMLAISRVAEATQVRGIYP from the coding sequence ATGCACGACGATGTGAAGTCTGCCGCATTGAATCCCTACGATATGGCGGTCCAGCAGTTCGAAGCTGCCGCTGATAAGCTTAACCTCTCTGAGGATATGCGCGAGATTCTGCGACAGCCTAAACGCGAGCTTACCGTTCATTTCCCCGTAAGGCTCGACGATGGTCGAATCAGGACGTTTACAGGTTATCGTGTTCAGCATAACGTGAATCGCGGTCCGGCTAAGGGCGGCATTCGCTACAGCCCCGAGGTGACGCTGGATGAGGTGAAGGCGCTGGCTATGTGGATGAGCTGGAAATGCGCCGTGGTCGGAATCCCCTATGGCGGCGCTAAAGGGGGCGTCATCTGCGATCCCAAGCATATGAGCCCCGGCGAATTAGAGCGTCTCACTCGCCGCTATGCTACTGAGATTTCCGTTATTATCGGGCCGCACGGTGATATTCCAGCTCCCGATGTCAATACGAACTCGCAGGTGATGGCATGGATTATGGATACCTATTCCATGCACGAAGGTTTTTCAATTCCAGCAGTCGTTACCGGCAAACCGCTCTCGATTGGCGGAAGTGAGGGCCGCAACGACGCGACCGCGACCGGTGTCCTGTTCGTGACTCGCCAGGCGGCTAAGCGTATCGGCATGCCGCTGCAAGGCGCTCGTGTCAGCATACAGGGCTTCGGCAATGCTGGTTCTATCGCCGCGCGCCTCTTCCACCAGGAAGGGTGCAAGATTGTGGCGGTTAGTGATACGCGCGGCGGCATCTACGATGAGTCCGGGCTTGATCCTTCAGCCGTTCTCCGTCATAAGCAAGAAAAAGGAAGCGTCACCGATTTCCCTCGTGCTCAAAAGGTGAGCATCCAGGATGTATTGGAAGTACCCTGCGACATTCTGATTCCTGCTGCTACTGAGGGTGTCATTACGGCAATCAATGCTGATCGCATCCAGGCGCGCATTGTAGCAGAAGCTGCGAATGGGCCAACAACACCCGAGGCAGATAAGATCCTCTTCGACAAGGATATCATTGTTGTGCCCGATATTCTCGCCAATGCCGGTGGTGTGACCGTCAGCTACTTCGAATGGGTGCAGGATCTGCAAAGTTTCTTCTGGGGAGTTGAAGAGATTACGCAAAAGCTCGAAGTAATTATGAATCGCGCCTTTGCTGCTGTTACCGAGAAAGCAGAGCACTACTCCTGCGATATGCGATTGGCCGCCAATATGCTTGCTATCTCCCGTGTAGCGGAAGCGACGCAGGTGCGTGGCATTTACCCGTAG